A window from Danio aesculapii chromosome 6, fDanAes4.1, whole genome shotgun sequence encodes these proteins:
- the LOC130230938 gene encoding uncharacterized protein LOC130230938 codes for MAMAAKEYVFSVRINRESRSSEVSHDGHISKEELKIALQDDTVANKIIDSFKKYGRDYKLKLRDYLTWYIPNYPTPVEFRTSEASHATHADALDGILDSEGFKADGDDLKFSWWSLKIDEECIKAAEERYLEEVFPTRSQEQRERQEAFLSKFTTSPAFHIHESRYGNFRFIFSINELMEAYKEQFCGGRDPVLREYKTMFYKQEIMYAVLVHSPDDDEKFQNYSRIEESKFVDYKDNQIVWRAQAIGDNIKFNLMLDEENRTANVEPVLGKKYYVWDHVCLAFHFNDVLMFDKDTLLQNCIPCKPAEIKTGKGKWCTYKEAEKILKDLKQS; via the exons ATGGCAATGGCAGCAAAAGAG TATGTATTCAGCGTGAGAATAAACAGAGAGAGCAGATCTTCTGAGGTCAGCCACGATGGTCACATTAGCAAAGAAGAGTTGAAAATTGCTCTTCAGGATGACACTGTTGCAAACAAAATAATCGACAGCTTCAAAAAATATGGAAGAGACTATAAACTAAAATTACGCGATTACCTGACTTGGTACATCCCAAACTATCCAACCCCTGTTGAATTTCGCACCTCAGAGGCGAGTCATGCCACTCACGCCGATGCACTTGATGGGATTTTAGATTCAGAGGGGTTCAAGGCTGATGGTGATGATCTGAAGTTCTCATGGTGGAGCCTGAAGATTGATGAAGAGTGTATAAAAGCAGCAGAGGAGCGTTATCTGGAGGAGGTGTTTCCAACCAGATCCCAAGAACAAAGAGAAAGACAAGAGGCATTCCTGAGCAAATTCACCACATCACCTGCATTCCACATTCATGAATCCCGCTACGGAAACTTTAGATTTATATTTTCCATCAATGAATTAATGGAAGCATACAAGGAGCAGTTTTGTGGAGGTCGAGACCCAGTCCTCAGAGAGTATAAGACGATGTTTTACAAGCAGGAGATCATGTACGCTGTTCTCGTTCACAGCCCTGATGACGATGAGAAGTTCCAGAATTACTCAAGAATTGAAGAAAGCAAATTCGTAGATTATAAGGATAATCAAATTGTCTGGAGAGCACAAGCCATTGGGGATAACATTAAATTTAATCTGATGCTGGATGAAGAGAACAGAACAGCAAATGTAGAAcctgtgttgggaaaaaaatattatgtgtgGGATCATGTTTGCCTGGCATTTCACTTCAATGACGTCTTAATGTTTGATAAAGACACCCTATTACAGAACTGCATTCCGTGTAAACCAGCTGAAATAAAAACTGGAAAGGGAAAATGGTGCACTTATAAAGAAGCTGAAAAAATACTCAAGGATTTAAAGCAGTCATAA